In Flammeovirgaceae bacterium 311, one DNA window encodes the following:
- a CDS encoding ompa/motb domain protein (COG2885 Outer membrane protein and related peptidoglycan-associated (lipo)proteins): protein MKNVSRLVCSLALYLTAWLMPGLTAFAQLEQDSADLRNQPIALFKNVNRSAYYTDRKQQQLMKELEQKQDWSRLHKVMKAYISNFGIQNFYKDTYYLWRLAKLTELLGNPDEARMYYRLVLKHHRSDIDLRKVELHYNELNKNEADLYVPLEYYYELVDYRRQVDTLMPPRSVLLNMGDNINSKSEDYGPALNLQNNLMILTSKRNVKQRGLQKTVNEDLYFSEFQDGIWSEAETFQGINTQYNEGSATLSRDGKTIYFSRCDSPDSYGSCDLFVASQQADGTWGGVRNMGINVNSIGWDSHPSLSHTEDTLYFASDRIGGFGMSDIWFTYKKGNGEWMPARNAGPVVNTRNNEVSPFIHPRYNILYFSSNGHMLNFGEFDIYKSYWHSGRGNSPRWGEPVNIGPLVNGKGSEFYFTIDSESKDLYYAASKQDKMANLDLYSFPLPMGAQPLATTKFKGWLSDEDSGLPFKGIVSVIDLDKGVEIEPKFMRENGSFEFDLIKDRNYLLVIQGNDFFRIEEIFYLEGDMEIERKTQSISKKLEFTTIDFSSGSATVTPAMYPDLNKLANFLIDHPDVQLVISGHTDSDGNAESNKQLSQKRALAIMEYLVHFASVNENQVQAIGYGSSKPIVPVERTEEDKKLNRRVEFELIRPGQEEAMK from the coding sequence ATGAAAAATGTTTCCAGGCTTGTTTGTTCACTGGCACTGTACCTGACAGCCTGGCTGATGCCAGGCCTGACAGCCTTTGCACAACTGGAGCAAGACTCTGCCGATCTGCGAAACCAGCCCATCGCTCTCTTCAAGAATGTAAACCGCTCTGCCTATTATACAGACCGTAAGCAACAGCAATTGATGAAAGAGCTGGAGCAGAAACAAGACTGGTCCAGACTTCACAAAGTAATGAAGGCCTACATCAGTAATTTTGGCATTCAGAACTTTTACAAAGATACTTACTACCTCTGGCGGCTCGCTAAACTTACAGAACTGCTCGGCAACCCCGACGAAGCCAGAATGTATTACAGGCTGGTGCTAAAACACCATCGCAGCGATATTGACCTCCGTAAAGTAGAGCTGCATTACAACGAACTTAACAAAAATGAAGCAGACTTGTATGTACCGCTGGAGTATTATTATGAACTGGTAGATTACCGGCGCCAGGTAGATACCCTGATGCCTCCCCGCAGCGTGCTCCTGAACATGGGAGACAACATTAACTCTAAGTCAGAAGATTACGGCCCTGCACTCAACCTGCAGAACAACCTGATGATTCTCACCTCGAAGCGGAATGTAAAGCAGCGTGGCCTTCAGAAAACTGTAAACGAAGATCTGTACTTCAGCGAATTTCAGGATGGCATCTGGAGCGAGGCAGAGACCTTTCAGGGCATCAATACCCAGTACAACGAGGGTTCTGCCACCCTTAGCCGCGATGGCAAAACCATTTACTTCAGCCGCTGCGATTCTCCAGACAGCTATGGTAGCTGCGATCTCTTTGTAGCTAGCCAGCAGGCCGACGGCACCTGGGGCGGCGTACGCAACATGGGCATCAATGTAAACTCCATTGGCTGGGATTCGCACCCCTCGCTCTCGCACACAGAAGACACCCTCTACTTTGCCTCCGACCGCATTGGCGGTTTTGGCATGTCCGACATTTGGTTTACTTATAAAAAAGGGAACGGCGAGTGGATGCCGGCCCGCAATGCTGGCCCGGTGGTAAACACCCGCAATAACGAGGTAAGCCCCTTTATTCATCCCCGTTATAATATTCTTTACTTTAGCTCTAACGGGCACATGCTCAACTTTGGCGAGTTTGATATATACAAAAGCTACTGGCATAGTGGCAGAGGCAATTCACCACGCTGGGGCGAACCTGTAAATATCGGACCCCTGGTAAATGGCAAAGGCAGTGAGTTTTACTTTACCATAGACTCCGAATCAAAAGACCTCTACTACGCCGCCAGCAAGCAGGATAAAATGGCAAACCTCGACCTCTACTCCTTCCCCCTGCCCATGGGTGCCCAGCCGCTGGCTACCACCAAATTTAAAGGCTGGCTCTCTGACGAAGACTCCGGCCTGCCCTTTAAAGGAATTGTAAGTGTAATAGACCTGGATAAGGGGGTTGAGATTGAACCAAAATTTATGCGCGAAAACGGCAGCTTTGAGTTTGATCTTATCAAAGACCGTAATTACCTGCTGGTGATCCAGGGGAATGATTTCTTTCGGATTGAAGAGATCTTTTACCTGGAAGGCGATATGGAGATTGAGCGCAAAACTCAGAGCATCAGCAAAAAGCTGGAGTTTACCACCATCGACTTCTCCAGCGGCAGCGCTACCGTTACCCCGGCAATGTATCCCGACCTGAACAAGCTGGCCAACTTCCTGATCGATCATCCCGATGTACAGCTGGTAATATCCGGCCATACCGATTCTGACGGCAACGCAGAATCGAACAAGCAACTATCGCAAAAACGAGCCCTGGCCATCATGGAATACCTGGTGCATTTTGCCAGTGTCAATGAAAATCAGGTACAGGCCATTGGTTATGGCAGCTCCAAACCAATTGTACCGGTAGAAAGAACCGAAGAGGATAAAAAGCTGAACCGCCGCGTAGAGTTTGAGCTCATCCGGCCCGGCCAGGAAGAGGCGATGAAGTAA